Proteins encoded in a region of the Anopheles aquasalis chromosome 2, idAnoAquaMG_Q_19, whole genome shotgun sequence genome:
- the LOC126570428 gene encoding organic cation transporter protein-like: MSSVERDDDGAGGTDAAFDRIMESIGNDGPFQRRYNIIFNVVAVLFFAMVVVNVLLILAVPDHRCSAPQRNGTVDEERWNDLVYPKEHNSRGEFVHSSCLMYNVSWSEISDNSTVHGPTISCIYGYEYDRSYYDRTPVTEQNWVCEKELYGTNVFAFVRVSEVCGTFILGQLGDRIGRLPVYLFSILTAIVGRVFAAWSASQYWLFALLAFIGSFSTNTSFQSPLIILMEISKDEKRASLSLWQLVGWTSGICIAPLILWWMRDWFWFMILTSAPCILFYCFPQYNIESPRWLVSQGRYGECLVQLRKIATINGRTLDLTEDQLRTLIPRTEKERTYGIASLFGGWHMSKLTVLLLLSWICNTIPTLTLFLMSLQMGGNPFLNNFWQGAVELPAYLLGQICCDRIGRRFTNSGAFLGATVACIPIVLLIHRPGTEIYVTVLAIVVKFFVCVTYFALYLQSVEMYPTSLRQTGTSFGIIVSNVFGALGPYIVFLGTNYDIRLPFVVMALIGLIGATSSVFLPETLHQKLPETLEEGRRFGREQRFWTIPKTRPATTEDRDRAVANERELEKLNKTTTDAGDSGGALVHQTPSR, translated from the exons ATGTCATCCGTCGAgcgtgacgatgacggtgccggtgggaCGGATGCGGCGTTCGATCGTATTATGGAGTCCATCGGCAACGATGGACCCTTTCAGCGGCGGTACAACATCATCTTTAACGTGGTGGCCGTACTGTTCTTTGCCATGGTCGTTGTGAACGTGTTGCTCATACTTGCCGTCCCGGATCACCGGTGTAGCGCGCCACAGCGTAATGGGACGGTGGATGAAGAGCGTTGGAATGATTTGGTTTATCCGAA AGAACACAATAGTCGAGGAGAGTTTGTACACAGCTCGTGTCTCATGTACAACGTATCCTGGAGTGAGATCAGCGACAACAGCACAGTCCACGGGCCAACAATCAGTTGCATTTATGGATATGAGTACGATCGTTCCTACTACGATCGCACACCGGTTACGGAGCAGAATTGGGTCTGCGAGAAGGAACTCTACGGTACGAACGTGTTCGCCTTTGTGCGCGTTTCGGAAGTATGCGGCACATTCATCCTCGGACAACTCGGTGATCG CATCGGACGACTACCGGTGTATCTGTTCAGCATCCTAACGGCCATCGTGGGCCGAGTGTTTGCTGCCTGGAGTGCCTCACAGTATTGGCTCTTTGCGCTACTCGCCTTTATCGGGAGTTTCTCGACCAACACCTCCTTCCAGTCACCGTTGATCATTTTGATGGAGATCTCCAAGGACGAGAAACGCGCTTCATTGTCCCTGTGgcagctggttggctggacgAGCGGTATCTGCATTGCGCCACTCATACTGTGGTGGATGCGGGACTGGTTTTGGTTCATGATCCTTACCTCTGCTCCGTGCATCCTGTTCTACTGCTTCCCTCAGTACAACATCGAGTCTCCACGGTGGCTTGTGAGCCAGGGCCGATACGGCGAGTGTCTGGTGCAGTTACGCAAGATCGCCACCATCAATGGGAGGACACTGGACTTGACCGAGGACCAGCTTCGGACGCTTATCCCCCGGACCGAGAAGGAACGAACGTACGGCATCGCGTCACTGTTTGGTGGTTGGCATATGAGCAAGCTGacggtgttgttgctgctgagctgGATCTGCAACACGATACCGACGCTCACCCTGTTCCTCATGAGCCTCCAGATGGGTGGTAATCCGTTTCTGAACAACTTCTGGCAGGGTGCGGTTGAGCTGCCGGCCTATCTGCTCGGTCAAATCTGCTGCGATCGTATCGGGCGCCGGTTTACCAACAGTGGCGCCTTTCTCGGTGCAACCGTTGCCTGCATCCCGATCGTGCTGCTCATACACCGGCCCGGTACCGAAATCTACGTCACCGTGCTGGCTATCGTGGTCAAGTTCTTCGTCTGCGTCACTTACTTTGCGCTCTATCTGCAATCGGTCGAGATGTATCCGACGTCGCTGCGCCAAACCGGCACCTCGTTCGGTATCATCGTGTCCAACGTGTTCGGTGCCCTTGGACCGTACATTGTGTTTCTCGGCACCAACTACGACATCCGGTTACCGTTCGTCGTGATGGCACTGATTGGGCTGATAGGGGCGACGAGTTCCGTCTTCCTGCCCGAAACACTCCACCAGAAGCTACCGGAAACACTGGAAGAGGGTCGCCGATTCGGGCGTGAGCAACGGTTCTGGACGATACCGAAGACGagaccggccaccaccgaggacCGCGACCGAGCGGTGGCCAACGAGAGAGAACTGGAAAAActcaacaaaaccaccaccgacgccggTGACAGTGGCGGTGCTTTAGTTCATCAAACTCCGTCCCGGTAG